The following proteins are encoded in a genomic region of Nitrospirota bacterium:
- a CDS encoding PGPGW domain-containing protein, with amino-acid sequence MTPLFLKTIKQARKLIIMVVGFTVLLIGLAMIVLPGPAVVVIPIGLGILASEFIWAKRMLRRVKRNASHMKEWFTGK; translated from the coding sequence ATGACTCCGCTTTTTCTCAAAACCATAAAACAGGCCAGAAAGCTGATAATTATGGTTGTCGGTTTTACCGTGCTCCTGATAGGCCTTGCAATGATTGTGTTGCCGGGACCTGCGGTTGTTGTCATTCCGATAGGCCTGGGAATTCTTGCGAGCGAGTTTATTTGGGCAAAAAGGATGCTCAGAAGAGTGAAGCGCAATGCTTCTCACATGAAGGAATGGTTTACGGGAAAATAA
- a CDS encoding biotin/lipoyl-containing protein has protein sequence MARKKDDIFVRPGMSPKEIVNAVRRLEGVCLTSVGMRDAGQSDFKNRHRIYDLATLAPYYNRMGLFSSECHGGARWHVGVMNRQESPFEEIEILRQNMPNVLLQTLIRETNMWGYRPYPRNVIEYVVERVDIDVWRCFSFLNDVRNMRTVAEVIMKRGRLFEPSVSFTMADWTTNRYYLSLVQEIVSLCGGTDEITFCIKDMAGVGSINRVSDLIDSIKQKFPDLVIHYHRHITDGLAIPAMLAAAKAGAKIFDVEEDSLVRFYGHSPILGVQAYFEESGIPVHINRGEAEAAVQKVRDWINFYDWAESPFKGFDHTVTLHKMPGGAFPSSFEQAEKGGFLHYMPAILKVMSLYNKIIHYFDVTPGSQITWVTCSGIVNKYAKAKGEAGVRHLIELLAKFIEEKNMKFKSMTRDEQEELQGLFSNAPGDFKNLLLGHYGKLPMGWPHDWVYRSTFGDEWEKMVRKRTDLSPLDSVKDDDLGKLRNELSEHIGRKPMEEEFILYLMHPKDALNMIEFREKYGEAPLVLPTDVWREGLKRQGDKVDFDLWGKPYSLELVSVGAEHEGVIHVVMRVNNKTRVYTVETPRAKKAEIKMAKGINDIGAPINGNIWRIGNPDRGSLKVGDIVHKGEEIANLEAMKMENAIVAPFDAHILEICVKLNSFVIEGQLLFVLEKM, from the coding sequence ATGGCAAGAAAAAAGGATGATATTTTTGTAAGACCGGGCATGTCACCGAAAGAGATAGTCAATGCGGTACGCAGGCTTGAAGGGGTGTGCCTGACATCAGTGGGAATGCGTGATGCGGGACAGTCAGACTTCAAGAACCGTCATCGCATTTATGACCTTGCGACTCTGGCGCCGTATTACAACAGGATGGGGCTTTTCAGTTCGGAATGCCACGGGGGAGCGCGCTGGCATGTCGGCGTGATGAACAGGCAGGAAAGCCCCTTTGAGGAAATCGAGATCCTGAGACAGAATATGCCGAATGTGCTGCTTCAGACACTTATACGCGAAACCAATATGTGGGGTTACCGTCCCTATCCCAGGAACGTGATCGAATATGTCGTTGAGAGAGTGGATATTGATGTATGGAGATGTTTTTCTTTTCTTAACGATGTGAGGAACATGCGCACCGTTGCGGAAGTCATCATGAAAAGAGGGAGACTGTTTGAACCTTCCGTATCGTTTACGATGGCCGACTGGACGACCAACAGGTACTACCTGTCTCTTGTACAGGAGATTGTAAGCCTGTGCGGGGGAACCGATGAGATCACGTTTTGCATTAAGGACATGGCAGGTGTCGGCAGCATCAACCGGGTGAGCGATTTGATTGACAGCATTAAACAGAAGTTTCCTGATCTTGTTATTCATTATCACAGGCATATAACCGACGGGCTCGCGATACCTGCGATGCTTGCGGCCGCGAAAGCAGGTGCAAAGATTTTTGATGTGGAAGAAGACTCCCTGGTACGTTTTTACGGACATTCGCCGATACTGGGTGTCCAGGCGTATTTCGAAGAATCGGGAATACCGGTGCATATCAACAGGGGGGAGGCAGAGGCTGCAGTCCAGAAAGTGCGGGATTGGATCAATTTCTATGACTGGGCGGAATCTCCCTTTAAGGGGTTTGACCATACGGTAACCCTCCATAAAATGCCGGGTGGTGCGTTCCCGAGCTCATTCGAACAGGCTGAAAAAGGGGGATTTCTCCATTACATGCCAGCCATTCTCAAGGTGATGTCACTCTATAACAAGATTATTCATTATTTTGATGTAACGCCTGGATCACAGATCACCTGGGTTACCTGCAGCGGTATTGTGAACAAGTATGCAAAAGCAAAAGGTGAGGCCGGAGTCAGGCATCTCATAGAACTTCTTGCGAAATTCATCGAAGAAAAGAATATGAAATTCAAATCAATGACCAGGGATGAGCAGGAAGAACTTCAGGGGCTTTTCAGTAATGCACCCGGAGATTTCAAGAACCTTCTCCTCGGACACTATGGAAAACTTCCCATGGGATGGCCGCATGACTGGGTCTACAGAAGTACTTTTGGGGATGAATGGGAAAAGATGGTCCGCAAACGGACTGATCTTTCTCCTCTGGATTCGGTAAAGGACGATGATCTCGGAAAATTGAGAAATGAACTTTCCGAACATATCGGAAGAAAACCGATGGAAGAAGAATTTATCCTTTATCTCATGCACCCGAAGGATGCGCTCAATATGATCGAGTTCCGGGAAAAATACGGTGAGGCACCGCTTGTGCTTCCGACAGATGTCTGGAGGGAAGGACTGAAAAGACAGGGAGACAAGGTTGATTTCGACCTCTGGGGAAAGCCTTACAGTCTCGAACTGGTCTCTGTCGGTGCTGAACATGAGGGAGTTATCCATGTTGTTATGCGTGTCAACAACAAGACACGGGTATATACTGTTGAAACCCCACGTGCAAAGAAGGCCGAGATTAAAATGGCGAAGGGTATTAATGATATCGGCGCGCCGATTAACGGAAATATCTGGAGGATCGGCAATCCGGATAGAGGATCCCTTAAAGTAGGCGATATTGTGCACAAGGGCGAAGAGATTGCAAACCTCGAGGCAATGAAAATGGAAAATGCGATAGTGGCGCCCTTTGATGCCCATATACTCGAAATCTGCGTGAAACTCAACAGTTTTGTCATTGAGGGACAGTTGCTGTTCGTCCTTGAAAAAATGTAA